AGAAGGCGGCGCCTACGAAAATTACGCAGGCATCGCGCTGGAAAGCGAATTCTTGCCGGACAGCCCCAACCACCCGGACTGGCCGCAGCCGGACTGCTGGTTAAAACCGGGAAAAGTTTACCGCTCCGATACGACGTACCAGTTTTTTTCTCAGTAACCGACAACCTGGTCGTCCCCGCCGGCGCGGGAATGACGCAGAAGAGTACCCGTCATCTCCGCGGCGGCAGGAGGTCCCGCGTGACAGAAAAGATCCCGCCTCGTCAATTTACAAATCTCTGCAATTCCCCGCTTGCCCGCTTCTGTTTCCGGCTATTACACTGCCATTACATTCAGTAAGGATTTGTTATGTCAGCATCCCGTTTATCGCCATCGTTGATTCATCATCTGCGTAACAAAGGCAGATGGGGATGGCTATTGGCGTTATGCTGGCTGTTTCTGAATGCTCAACTGGCCCTCGCCGGACATCAATGCGACCTGGGCATCAGCAATGTTTCTCCTGCCGTGCAGCATCAGGCGCACCTGCAGCAGTCAATGCCTCACTCCGTACATCACGATGCGATGCCAACACACTCGGCTGAGCAGCAAACGCCGCTGTGTGAAAAACACTGTGTGCCGGATACGGTCAAACAAGACAATGCCTCGCTAACGTTACTGGCGATCCCGGTCAGTAATGAGCTGATCCTGGCCGATCAACCGCGTGAAGCAAACTGCGCCAGCAATACCTGGTTCTCCCCGCCTGTTGCCGGTCCCCCGGCCGAAATACGTTTCTGCCGCTTCATAGAATAGCTCAACAACCAATAACCCATTTGCGCCGCTTGGCGTAATCGTCTGTTATTTCTTGTTTTTATGGAGCTATTACTATGCGTACCACTTACGTTGCGTTTATCGCCGGTTTATTCCTGTCCGCCCCGCTATGGGCCAACGAACATCAGCACCATGCGATGAGTTTGCCCGCCGCCTCCACGCCAAAGGTCTATCAAGCCAGCGGTGTCGTTAAACAGTGGGATACTCAGAGCGTGACCCTCTCCCATGGGCCGATTACCGACCTGCATTGGCCGGCCATGACCATGGCATTCAAGCTGCCCGATCCCTCCGGTGAATTTAAGCCATTGCCGGTGAATACACCCGTCGCGTTCAGTTTTATACAAAGCGACAGCGGCTATACCCTGACCAGCATTACGCCACAGCAATAAACCGAGGAACGACTATGTCCATGCACCTCTCATCAAGAGCGTGGCTGGCGATGTTGCTGTGGCTGCCTGCCGTATCATTTGCGGCAGATCTGGATCTTGATCAGGCTTTACAGGCGGCGGAGCGCTACTCCGCCGATCTGTCGGCCAATAAGCATCAGATTAGCGCGCTGCAAAACATGGCCGACTCCGCCACGCAACTCCCGGATCCCCAACTCAGATTCGGCGTAGAAAACCTGCCGTTAGGAGGAAACAACGGCAGCCGGCTGACGCGCGAAGGCATGACGATGCAACGCATCGGCGTCATGCAAACCTATGTCAGCAGCAGCAAACGCGAGAACAAAGCGCAGTCGTTCCGCGTGGAAGCCGCTAGCCTGCGCAGCAACAGTGAGGCCATCCGCGCCCGCCTGCAACGGGAAACCGCGCAGGCCTGGCTGGAACTGGCGCTGTCACAGCAAACCCTGAAAGAAGTAAAATCGCTGGTTAACGAAAGCCAGCGGCAGATTCCGTTGCAAAGGGCCAGCGTCGTCGCCGGCGGCGAAGCCAGCAGCGTGCTGGACGCCCGTCTGACGCTGGCGGCGATGCAGGACAAACTGGCCGATGCGGAACGGGATGTGCAAATCGCGCGGGCCAGGATGGTCCAGCTTACCGGCATAGCGGATATCAATATCCGCGGCGCACTCCCCCGCTTCGAGCGTTTACCCGCGTCGCCGGATGAACTAAGCAAAACGATTCATCTGCACCCGGAAATGCAGCTGGCGCAGCGCGAATCCGAACTGGCTCAGGCACGCGCCGCGCAATCCGCGGTGGCGGCCACCCCTGATGTGGGCGTCGAACTTTACTACGCCAAGCGCGGAGACGACTACGACGATATGGCCGGAATCATGGTGACGGTCGATCTGCCGCTGTTCAAATCCCAGCGCCAGGATAAAGACTACGCCGCCGACGTGGCGCGCACTCAGGAAGCCCGCGACAGAGTGCTGTTGACCGGCAGGGAGCATCAGGCGCAGCTTGAGACGCTGATAGCACAGTATCAGGCCGCCCAGTCGCGTTGGCAGCGTCAGAAGAATGAAGTGCTGCCGCTCCAGCAACAGCGCATCAAGCTGATCCAGACCCAGTACCAGTCCGGCAGCAGCGATCTTGCCGCGGTACTGGAAGCCCGCCGCTCACTGCTCGAAAGCCAGATTGACGCACAAACTACCGCGCGGGAAATGGCTCAGCTTTGGGCCGCCATCCGCTATCTGACGCCACAGGGAAACCCATTGCAATGAATAAACCACTCTCAATCAGTCTGCTGACCCTGGCGATCGCCAGCGCTATCGGCGTCGGTTATTTCTGGGGCAGTCAACAACATCGAACGGTTGCGACAGACGCTCAGCCCCAGAGCGAACGCCCGGTTCTGTATTGGTATGATCCGATGGTGCCGGATAAACGCTTTGATAAACCGGGCAAATCGCCGTTTATGGATATGCAGCTTATTCCCCGCTACGCCGATGAAGCGCAGGATGACGGCGGCGTCACCATCAGCGCCCGCCAGCAGCAAAATCTGGGGGTTCGCACCGCACCGGCGGAGATACGAACCATCAACACGCAAACGCCCGGCTATGGCACCGTGACGCTCAATGAGCGCGGGCTGCATACGATAGTCGCGCCCAGCGGCGGCATTGTCGAACAGCTTAACGTGAATGCGCTGCAACAGCAGGTTAAGAAAGGGGAAACGCTGGCGACATTGTGGAACCCCGCCTGGACAGCGGCACAGCAGGAATATCTGGCGGTACGCCAGCTCGGGGATAGCGCGCTGACGCAGGCTGCGCGTCAAAAACTGGCTCTGCAGTTCATGCCGGAAACCGTGATCCGCCAGGTGGAGCGTAGCGGACAACCGCAATCGCGCATGACCATTACCGCGCCGGAAGCCGGTTACGTGAATAAGCTGGAAGTGCGGGCGGGAATGCAGTTAACCCCTGCGCAGCCGTTATTCGAGCTGGCCAGCCTGGATCCCGTCTGGGTAGAGGTGGATTACCCGGAAGTACAGGCGGCGCAGCTAACCATCGGCGGAGAAATGAGCGCCAGCAGCAGTGCCTGGCCGGGAATAACCTTCCGCGGCACCATTGGCGAACTGTTGCCGATACTGGACAGCACGACGCGAACATTAAAAGCGCGCGTCGTATTGGCGAACCCCCAGCAGCAACTAAAACCGGGCATGTACCTGTCGCTGCAGGTTGCCGGCCAAAAACCACAGCCGCGTCTGATGATCCCGCAACAGGCATTATTGATTAGCGGTACTCAGAACCGGGTCTTGCTAAGCGAAGGCGATGGCCACTTCGTTCCCCGTAAGGTCACCGTCGGGGTCGTGCAGAACGACTGGGCGGAAATCACCGACGGTCTTCAGGAAGGCGACGCCGTTGTCACCTCAGGCCAGTTCCTGATCGACTCCGAAGCCAGTCTGCGTAGTTCTCTTGCTCAGTTTGGCGACGAACAGCCGGAGGCATCGCCCCAGGGAAATAGTGAGCAGACCGCTGGCGGTCAATCGGGCTACCAGACGCAGGGGATAATTAAAGCCATCAACGGTAATCAGCTGACCATTGAGCATGATGCGGTTCCGGCGCTTAACTGGTCTCCGATGACCATGGACTTCACCCTGCCGCAAGGTGGCCTGCCGCAAGGTATTAACATCGGCAGCAGGGTCAGCTTTCGTTTCATCATGGATGATAGCGGCATTCATATACAGGAAATCTCGCCGGTCGATGCCGGACATGGAGGCCACCAATGATTGCTTATGTCATCCGCTGGTCGTTGAAAAACCGGCTGTTGGTGCTGTTGGCGGCGTTATTGATGGCGGCCTGGGGGATAATGTCTCTACAGAAAGCGCCGCTGGATGCCTTACCCGACCTTTCAGATGTGCAGGTGATTATCCGCGTCAGCTATCCGGGCAAAGCCCCGCAGGTGGTGGAAAATCAGGTCACCTACCCGCTGACCACCACCATGCTGTCGGTGCCGGGGGCGAAAACGGTGCGCGGTTTTTCCATGTTCGGCGACGCTTACGTCTATATTCTGTTCGAAGACGGCACCGATCCCTACTGGGCCCGCTCCCGCGTGCTGGAATATCTCAGCCAGGTGCAGTCCAGTCTGCCCGCCGAGGCCAAAACCTCCCTTGGCCCCGATGCCACCGGCGTCGGCTGGATCTATGAATATGCCCTCGTCGATCGCAGCGGTACGCATAGTCTGGCCGATCTGCGCGGCATACAAGACTGGCTGCTAAAATTCGAGCTGAAAACCATCCCTAACGTCGCCGAGATCGC
This window of the Brenneria goodwinii genome carries:
- a CDS encoding TolC family protein gives rise to the protein MSMHLSSRAWLAMLLWLPAVSFAADLDLDQALQAAERYSADLSANKHQISALQNMADSATQLPDPQLRFGVENLPLGGNNGSRLTREGMTMQRIGVMQTYVSSSKRENKAQSFRVEAASLRSNSEAIRARLQRETAQAWLELALSQQTLKEVKSLVNESQRQIPLQRASVVAGGEASSVLDARLTLAAMQDKLADAERDVQIARARMVQLTGIADINIRGALPRFERLPASPDELSKTIHLHPEMQLAQRESELAQARAAQSAVAATPDVGVELYYAKRGDDYDDMAGIMVTVDLPLFKSQRQDKDYAADVARTQEARDRVLLTGREHQAQLETLIAQYQAAQSRWQRQKNEVLPLQQQRIKLIQTQYQSGSSDLAAVLEARRSLLESQIDAQTTAREMAQLWAAIRYLTPQGNPLQ
- a CDS encoding copper-binding protein, coding for MRTTYVAFIAGLFLSAPLWANEHQHHAMSLPAASTPKVYQASGVVKQWDTQSVTLSHGPITDLHWPAMTMAFKLPDPSGEFKPLPVNTPVAFSFIQSDSGYTLTSITPQQ
- a CDS encoding efflux RND transporter periplasmic adaptor subunit gives rise to the protein MNKPLSISLLTLAIASAIGVGYFWGSQQHRTVATDAQPQSERPVLYWYDPMVPDKRFDKPGKSPFMDMQLIPRYADEAQDDGGVTISARQQQNLGVRTAPAEIRTINTQTPGYGTVTLNERGLHTIVAPSGGIVEQLNVNALQQQVKKGETLATLWNPAWTAAQQEYLAVRQLGDSALTQAARQKLALQFMPETVIRQVERSGQPQSRMTITAPEAGYVNKLEVRAGMQLTPAQPLFELASLDPVWVEVDYPEVQAAQLTIGGEMSASSSAWPGITFRGTIGELLPILDSTTRTLKARVVLANPQQQLKPGMYLSLQVAGQKPQPRLMIPQQALLISGTQNRVLLSEGDGHFVPRKVTVGVVQNDWAEITDGLQEGDAVVTSGQFLIDSEASLRSSLAQFGDEQPEASPQGNSEQTAGGQSGYQTQGIIKAINGNQLTIEHDAVPALNWSPMTMDFTLPQGGLPQGINIGSRVSFRFIMDDSGIHIQEISPVDAGHGGHQ